The Streptomyces sp. NBC_00162 sequence GCCAGGGCAGCGGCGGCGGGGCCACCGGCTCCGCCGGCCAGGGCCGGCGTACCGGGGGCGGCGCCGCCGGTGGCGCGGCCGCGGCTTCCGCGCGCAGCCGGGTCGGCTCCGGCGGCCAGGGCCGCCGTCGGGCGGTCTGACACCCGTAGAGACGTATGACGACGCCGGGCAGTGCTTTGTGAGCACTGCCCGGCGTCGTGCTGTCCGCTAGCGGACCATCTTGTTCTGGAGCCTCGCCAGCGTCCGCAGGTCCAGGCCGAGGCCGTCCGTCAGGTAGCCGTAGAAGCTTCCGTAGTCGGCCTCCAGCTGCGCCGTCGCGGAGTCCAGGTAGTCCTGGCGGACCTCCTGGAGCGGGATCAGCAGGTCCGGGTTCTGCATCCGCCCGGACTGCTTGAGGCCCGCCCGCAGCTGGGCGTCGTACGCGGCGCGGAAGGTGTTCGACGCCAGGTAGTCGCGTCCGGCGGCGTCCTCGGGGACCGCCAGCGCGCGCAGCAGGACGTAGCTCATCCAGCCGGTGCGGTCCTTGCCGGAGGTGCAGTGGAACAGGAGCGGGCCCTGCCCGCCGTCCGCGATCTCCCGCAGGGTCGCCGCGAACTGCGCCCGGTTCTCGGGGCTGGTCACGAAGGTGCGGTAGATGTCGCGCATGTAGGCCTCGGCGCGGCCGCCGCCGAGCATCTGCTCCTGCTTGACGGGGTCACCGCTGGAGATCGCGCCGACGAGGGTCCCGTAGAGGCCGAGGTCGCTGACCGGGCGCGAGGTGGCAGAGAGCCCGGGCGGCAGCTTGTCGGCGCCGTCGTACTGGAGCTCCATCGGGATGCGGAAGTCGACGACCTTCGTGAGGCCGAGACCGGAGACGGTGGTGAGGTCCGCGGCGGTCAGCTTGCTCAGCGCGTCGGACCGGTAGACCAGCCCCTGGCGGACCTGCCCGCCGGTGTAGGTGCGGTAGCCGCCGATGTCCCGGACGTTGACGGCGCCCTGGAGGGGGATCTGGCGGATCGCCTCGGCCCGCAGGTGGTGGCGGAAGCCCGCGCCGGCCGCCGGCGCCGCGGCGGCGGTGGCGGAGGCGGCGGGCAGGGTCCCGACGGCGAGGGCGGCGGCGGCCGCAGCGGTCGCCAGGCGGATTCTGGCACGGCTCATGGAGGCAACTCCCGTGACGGAGAAGGGGGATCACCCTGGTGGTGGCAGGGTGCGGAGCGAGTGCAGTGCTTCGAGTGCCTGTTGTGCCTCGGCCATGACGCGGGAGACGAGCTCCGCACAGGACGGGAGATCCTCGATCACGCCCGCGATCTGGCCCGATGCCATGACGCCGAGGTCCGTACGGCCCTCGACCATGGACGCCTTGAGGAGCATGGGGGTGTTCGCGGCGAGCAGCACCTGGCTCCACGACAGGTCCTTGCCGTGCTTCATCGCGAGACCGTCGCGCACCATCTGCGGCCAGCTCAGGCCGGACAGTTTCCGGAAGCCCGCCGCGTGCCGGACCGCCCGCACCAGCGCCCTGGCGCGGCCCGCCCGCTCCAGGGAGTCGACCAGCTCGGTGCGCAGCATCCGGTGCGGCAGCCCGTCGACGGCCGTGGTGACGGTGACGTCCTTGACCGTGGCCTTCAGGTACTCGGCCTTGACCGCGTCCGGGACGGTGGAGTCCGAGGTCAGCAGGAACCGGGTGCCCATCGCGATGCCGGCGGCCCCGTACGCCAGGGCCGCGACCAGGCCGCGGCCGTCGGCGAAACCGCCCGCCGCGACCACCGGGATGTCCACGGCGTCGACGACCTGCGGCAGCAGTACGGTCGTGGCCACGTCCCCGGTGTGCCCGCCGCCCTCCCCGCCCTGCACGATCACCGCGTCGGCGCCCCAGGCGGCCACCTTCTCGGCGTGCCGCCGGGCCCCGATCGAGGGGATGACGACCACGCCCGCGTCCTTGAGCCGCGCGATCAGCTCCCGGGAGGGCGCGAGGGCGAACGAAGCCACCCGTACCCCCTCGTCGATGATCAGCTGGGCGCGTTCGGCCGCGTCCCCGGCGTCCGCACGCAGGTTGACCCCGAAGGGCGTGCCCTCCGGGACCCGGGACCTGACCTCCCGGACCGCCGACCGCAGCTGATCCACGGTCATCGTCGCCGAGGCCAGGATCCCCAGGGCCCCGGCGCCCGCCGCGGCCGACACCAGGCGGGGTCCGGCGACCCAGCCCATGCCCGTCTGCACGATCGGGTGCGCTACCCCGACCAGCTTGGTGAATGCCGTCTCCATCGGCTCAGACCCGCACTTCGCGGTCGCGCAGGCCCTTGGGGTCGATGACCTCGCGGATCAGGCGCAGCTCCTCGGCGGTCGGCTCCCGCGTGTACGGGACCTGGCCGTCGACGGCCAGGTCGAAGCCGGTGGCCGCCCGGACCTGATCGATGGTGACCCCGGGGTGGACGGAGACCAGGCGCATCGAGCGGTCGGGGCCGGTGAAGTCGAAGACGCCGAGATCGCTGACCACCCGGGGCAGGCGGTGGTAGCGGGTCACCCCGGCCGCCTCGGCGCGGTCGTAGCCGACGCCGCTGACCATGTCGACCCGCTCGACGAAGACCCGGGTGGAGTGCTTGGGGATCCAGTAACTCACCGGGTTGTTGAGGGTGTTGACGGGCGCCCCGCGCACCCCGAGGAGCTGGCGGGCAGGCTTCGCCCAGTCGCCGATGCAGGAGATGTTCTGGTTGCCGAAACGGTCGATCTGGCTGGCGCCCATCATCACGTGGCGCCTGCCGCCGGTGACCATGGTCAGGTGGCGCCGGTACGGGAGCCAGCCCTCGGCCGTGCCGTCGAGTCCGACGAGCATGGCCTCGCCGTCGGTCATGAGCAGGTCGGGGGAGAAGGTCCGCTTCGCGAGCCGGGCACCGAAGGAGGGGACCAGGCCCATCGGGCTGGCGAGCACCTCGCCGTTGTCGCGCCAGGCCTCGGCGCATGAGATCACACAGTATTCCGAACGACTGATCACTGCTGCTCCTCGTGCCAGGTCCGGACGGCGGACTGGTAGTCGTGCTCGCTCGCCCCCGACAGGAAGCGCTCGGCGAACTCGGGCCAGGGGGTGGTCGCGTAGAGCTTCTGGAAGGCCTCGTCGCGGTCGTAGTCGGGGACGCAGGAGGTGAAGTGCGCGCCGTTCGGGGTCTCGATGACCCCGGTGACGGAGTGCCGGCTGACGAGGAGGGACTGCGGGGGACCGGCCTTGGTGAGCTCGGCGGTCTCCACGAGCTGTTCGCAGGAGACGTACGCGGCGTCGGCGGCCTCGCAGAACAGGTCGTCGAAGTACGGGTCCGGGCCCAGGTACTGGGCGTTGCCGAGGCGGTCGGCGCGGCTCAGGTGGACCAGGGCGGCGTCCATCCGCAGGGCCGGGACGGCGACGAGCTCCTCGCCGTCGGCGTACGGGGAGGTGACGGTCCGAAGCTCCGGGTTGACCCGCATCACGTCGGAGCCGAGGCCGGCCCGGACGGGGAGGAACGGCAGCCGGTTGGCGGCGGCGTGCAGGCCCCACATGAACATGGCCTCGTCGAGCTCGGTGAGGGTGAAGGCGGCGCGCTCGCGGGCGGCCCGGAAATGGGGCTCCAGCGGGATCGAGTCGAGGGTGGCGAAGGGGGCGACGAGCCTGCGGATCCGGCCCGCGGCGGCCAGCAGGCCCACGTCGGGGCCGCCGTACGAGATCACCGTGAGATCGGTGATCTCGGAGCGGAGCAGTGCTCGCACCAGGGCCATGGGCTTGCGCCGCGAGCCCCAGCCGCCGATGCCGAGGGTCATCCCGCTGCGCAGCTGCCCGACCACCTCTTCGGGGGTCATGCTCTTGTCGGTCATGAACTCGCTTCCTTCCCGAAGGTGTCGCGGACCCGGTCGGCGACCCCGCTGAGGTTGGCCTCGAAGGTGAAGCCCTGCTCGAAGCGGTAGCTGCGGCGCACGTCGACCGGGTCGATGCCGTTGATGGCCGCCTTGGCCAGCCGGATCAGGTAGCCGTCCTTCCGGGCGATCTCGGCGGCCAGTTCCAGGGCGGCGGCCCGCAGTTCCCCGCGGGGGACCACCTTCCAGACCGAGCCGTGCGCGTGCAGTTCGGCCGCGGTCGCGGTGCGCGAGGTGTAGTACAGCGCGCGCATCAGGTGCTGCGGCACGAGGCGGGCCAGGTGGGTGGCGGCGCCCAGCGCGCCCCGGTCCAGCTCGGGCAGTCCGAAGGTCGCGTCCTCGCTCGCCACGATCGCGTCGGCGTTGCCGACGAGGCCGATGCCGCCGCCCAGGCAGAACCCGTTCACGGCCGCGACCACCGGCACCTCGCACTCGTACACGGCGGCGAAGGCCTCGTAGCAGCCCCGGTTGGCGCCGATGAGCGAGGCGTGGCCGGCGTCGCGCTGCATCTCCTTGATGTCGACGCCGGCGTTGAAGCCCCGGCCCTCGGAGGCGAGGACTACGCATCGGACCTCGGGGTCGCGGCCGGCGCTGCGCAGGGCGTCGGCGAGGTCGTACCAGCCCTGCACGGGGAGCGCGTTGACGGGTGGGAAGTCGACTGTGACGAGTGCGATGCCCTTGCCCGGGCTCGAGGTGGAGACACCCATGAGAGGATCAGCTACCTTTCCACCAAACATTTGTTAGGTGAGGAAGGTAGCAGCCTATGGAGCTCGACGGGAGGGTCGTCGTCGTCACCGGCGGGACCCGGGGCGTCGGCGCCGGGATCGCCCGGTCGTTCCTGGCGGCGGGAGCCGAGGTAGTCGTCTGCGCGCGGCGGCCCCCGGAGGAACCCGTCTCCGCGGACGGCCGCAAGGCCTCCTTCGCCGCCGTCGACCTGCGCAATCCGGCGGCCGTGCAGGACTTCTTCGGCGCGGTCGCGCGCCGGTACGGGCGCCTCGACTGCCTGGTCAACAACGCGGGCGGTACCCCGTACCGGCTGCTGGGGGAGGGCGAGGCGGAACGCCACGCCAGGGTCGTCGAGCTGAACCTGCTGGCGCCGATGACGGCTTCCCTCGCCGCCTACCCGTGGCTGCGGGAGGCGCGCGGCTCGGTGGTGATGATCGGCAGCGTCAGCGGCACCCGGCCCTCCCCGGGAACGGCGGCGTACGGGGCGGCGAAGGCGGGGCTGGAGAACCTGGCCCGCTCCATGGCCGTGGAGTGGGCCCCCGAGGTACGGGTGAACTCGCTGGTCCTGGGCATGGTGCGGACCGAGCTGTCGCACCTGCACTACGGGGACGAGGCCGGGATCGCGGCGGTCGGCGCGACCGTACCGCTGGGGCGGCTGGCGGAACCCTCGGACGTGGGGGAGGCGGCGGTGTTCCTGGCCTCGGGCCGGGCGGGGTACGTGAGCGGGGCGAGCCTGCTCGTGCACGGGGGCGGGGAACGCCCCGCGTTTCTGGATGCGGCAACCGTGAACAAGGAGAGCTGAGATGGCGGGACTGTGCGAAGGCAGGGTCGTGATCGTGACGGGCGCGGGGCGGGGGCTGGGGCGGGCCCACGCGCTGGCCTTCGCGGCCGAGGGGGCCAAGGTCGTCGTCAACGACCTGGGAGTGGGGCTGGACGGGCTGCCCGGGCCGGATTCCCCGGCCGGCCTGGTCGTCTCCGAAATCCGGGCGCTCGGCGGGGAGGCGGTGGCGCACGGCGGGGACATCGCCACGGGCGAGGGGGCGTCCTCGCTGGTGGAGTGCGCGGTCTCGGCGTTCGGGAGGCTGGACACGCTGGTCAACAACGCCGGGTTCCTGCGGGACCGGATGCTGGTGAACCTGGACGAGGACGACTGGGACGCCGTCATGCGGGTGCACCTGAAGGGGCACTTCCTGCCGCTGCGGGCGGCGGCCGCGTGGTGGCGGGCGGAGGCGAAGGCCGGCCGGCCGGTAGCCGCCCGGGTGGTCAACACCTCTTCGGGGGCGGGGCTGTTGGGCTCGGTGGGGCAGGGGAACTACAGCGCGGCCAAGGCCGGGATCCTGGGGCTCACGCTGGTCGCGGCCGCGGAGATGGGCCGGTACGGGGTCCAGGTCAACGCGATCGCCCCGGCGGCGCGGACCCGGATGACGGAGCAGACCTTCGCGCAGACCATGGCCGCGCCGGTCGCCGGGGCGTTCGACGCGATGGCCCCCGAGAACGTCTCCCCGCTGGTGGTGTGGCTCGGTTCCGGGGCCTCGGCCGGTGTCACGGGGCGGGTCTTCGAGGCGGAGGGCGGCCGCATCACGGTCATGGAGGGCTGGCGCCCCGGCCCCACCGCCGACCGGGACGCCCGCTGGACCCCCGCCGAGGCGGGCGAGGCCACCGTGAAACTCCTCGCCGCGGCGGAGTCCCCGCTCCCGGTCTACGGCTCCTGACAGCGGCCGGGCGGAGCCCGGTCAGGCGTCCGACAGGCGGGCCGCCGCGCGGCGTTGGCGGGTGTTCGAGCCGCGGAGGAAGCGGATCACCGTTTCCAGTTCCTCCGTGGTGAACTCCCCGCACAGTCCGGCGACTTCGCGGGCCCAGTCCTCGTACACCGGCTCCAGCTCGCGGATCTTCTCCGGGCGGACCTCCACCACCACCCGCCGCTTGTCCGTGGGGTGTTCGGCCCGGCGCACGTAACCCTTGCGTTCCAGCCGGTCCACCAGCCCCGTCACCGAGGCCGGGGCCAGGCCCGACTGCCCGGCCAGGTCCTTCGCCGTGAGCGGGCCGTGGCGCAGCAGCAGGTCGATGGTCTTCGCCTCCGTCGCGCCCAGGCCGCGCCTGGCCGCCACCGCCTCGTGGAACATCACCGTCACCGCGCTGGTCTCCCGGCCGGTGCGGTTCAGCTCCTCCAGTACCGCGGCGCGGCGCGCGTCCGCCTCATCGCTCATGAAGGCACCGTACCAAGAATTTAGTTCGCGCGAACGAAAGAGTTGCGATCACGCCTGCCCGCGTGTCAGTCTTTCGTTCGTCCGAACGAAATAATTCCGGAGGCCGTCATGATGACCCCCCATCCACGCCGCTGGGCCGCCGCCGTCGTCATGATGGTCGCCGCGCTCATGGACCTCCTCGACGTGACCATCGTCAACGTCGCCATCCCCTCCATCGGCCGTGACCTGCACGCCTCGCAGAGCGCCCTGCAGTGGCTCGTCTCCGCCTACCTGCTCGGCTTCGCCGCCACCCTGATCGTCTCCGGCCACCTCGGCGACCGGTACGGCCGCAAGGCGCTCTTCCTGGCCGGGACGGCCGGCTTCGGCCTCGCCAGCCTGGCCTGCGGCCTCGCCCAGAGCCCCGGCCAGCTGATCGCCGCCCGCGCCGCCCAGGGCGTGACGGCCGCCCTGCTGATGCCCCAGGTGCTCGGTTCCTTCCGCACCCTCTTCCAGGGCAAGGAGCGCGGCGCCGTCTTCGGCATGTACGGAGCCGTCGCCGGCTTCGCCGCGGCCATCGGACTGCTGCTCGGCGGCCTGCTCACCGACGCCGACCTCTTCGGCTGGGGCTGGCGCTCCGTCTTCCTCGTCAACGTGCCCGTCGCCGTGGCCACCCTCGCCGCCGGCGCGGTGCTGGTCCCCGCCACCCGCGAGCGCGGCGCCGGCCGGCCCGACCTGCTCGGCAGCATCGTCCTCGCCGCCGGCCTGATCGCCATCGTGCTGCCGCTGGTCCAGGGCGAGGCCAACGGCTGGCCGCTGTGGGGCTGGCTGTGCCTGGCCGCCGGAGTGCTCGCCGTCGTCGGCCTCGGCATCCTCGAAGCCCGGCGGCGCGGGGCGACCGTACCGCTGCTGCCCGTCCGGGCGTTCCGGCTGCCCGCCTTCTCCTTCGGCCTCGCCGTCCAACTGCTGTTCTCCGTCGGCATGCAGGGCTTCTTCCTGATCTTCGCGATCTGGCTCCAGGGCGGCGAGGGCTACACCCCGATGCAGGCGGGCCTGGTCACCGTCGCCTTCTCGGCCGGCGGCTTCCTCGCCGCCCCGGTCGCCGGCGCCCTCGCCGTGCGCTTCGGCCGCCTCGTACTCGTCGGCGGCGCGCTGATGATGGCGGGCGGTTTCGCCGGGGTCTGGTACGCCGTCGCCCACTCCGCCGAGGCGCACACCGGTGCCTGGCCGCTGGTGCCCGGTCTGCTCGTCGCGGGCGCCGGGCTCGGCTTCCTCGTGGTGCCGCTGGTGAACGTGGTGCTGTCCGCCGTCCCCGCCGACATCGCGGGCGGCGCCTCCGGAATCTTCTCCACCGCCCAGCAGTTCGGCGGCGCCCTCGGCGCGGCCGTCATCGGCTCCGTCTTCTTCGGCGCCCTCGCCGGTGGCGGCCCGACCCACGCCCTGACCACCGCGATGCCCTGGGTGAGCGCCGGCTTCCTGCTCAGCGCGGTGCTGTGCCTGGCCCTGCCGCGCACTGCGGTCTCACCGGAGGCGGAGGCGGAGGCAGGGACCGGGGCCGAGGGGCGGCCCGGGGTCGAGCCCGTGGCGGCGTAAGAGGGGTGCGTACGGGAAACACGTGCGGGCCGCGGTCACCGACCGCGGCCCGCACACGTTCCTCGGATTCCTCGGATTCCTCGGATCAGGACAGCTTGCCGTCGTAGTCCGGCAGCTTGACGGTGAGTTCGGCGTGGCCGCCGACCAGGTCGCTCGCGTTGTTCCCGATGTTGGCGATGATCGTGTAGCCGCGGCCCTCGATCTCGGCGCGCTTGCCCGTCTTGTACGCGCTCACCTCGTCGAACAGGTCCGGCAGATCACGGACGTAGAGCCCCGAGACCGGGTAGCCGACGGCCTTGAGGTTGCGCTCGGTGAGGGAGTAGATGATCCCGGGGCGGGCGGTGACGAAGAAGATCGCCACCCCGCGGTCGTTGGCGTACCGGGTCAGCTCGCGGACCTTGGCGATCGCGGGCGTCGGGAAGGTCCAGAACCAGTGGAAGTCCGTCTCCAGCGAGGAGTTGTCGATGTCGAGGACGATCGCGGGCTTCTCGCCGGCGGGCGAGGCGGCGATGCGCTGCTCGATGGCGGGGCGGACCGCGTCGATGACGGTGGCGACGTCGCGCTGCCAGGTGGCGTAGTCGATGCCGAGGATCGCCGCGTTGCCGCCGGGCGCTGAGGCCGAGACCGACGCGGGTGCGGCGGCCGGGGCCGGGGCCGCCTCGGCGGCGGTGGCGGGCAGCAGGGTCAGGACGGCGGCCGCGACGGCCACGCCGGCTGCGGTGGTACGGGTCGTGCGGGTGCGGCGGGTGCTGCGCATGTGGGGGCGCTCCTCGGTCACGTCTTGGCATGTACGCGACCAGAGTTGGCCAGATTCACCCCCATGTCTACTGGCCGGTAGGAAACTTTTCGTGGCCGGGCGATGAATCAAGGTGAATTCCGCCCGGACAGGCGCCCGGACAGGGCGCCCGGACGGTCCTAGGTGTCGCACTCCAGCACCGTGCGGCACAGCCCGCACCGGGCCCTGAGCGGCCCGCGCACCGGGAGCCGCAGCCGCTGCCCGCACACCGGGCAGGGGAAGCTCACCAGCAGCCCCGCGCCGTCCGGCTCGAAGCGGTACGCCGACCGGTCCGCCGGGGGAGTGCCGGTGCGCCGCGCCCTCGCGTACCGGCGCCGGGCGTGCGCGGAGGCGGCGGCGAGCGGGGCCCGGCGCCGCTCCCGCTCGGCCAGGGCGCGGCCGCGCACGTACGCCTCGTACGCCTGCGGGCTGCTGAACCAGGTGGAGAGGTCCTCGCCGAACAGGCCGGCGCGCCTGGCCAGGACGTAGCCGAACTCCTCCGGGGTGAGGTAGCCGAGCTTCTGATGGGTGAGCGCGTCCTCGCGGTAGGCGTCGAGCAGCAGCCAGCCGGCCCCGAGGAACGCGGCGGCGGTGTCGGTGAGGATCTCGTTCTCCGCGGTGGTGGGCAAGCGCAGGTCCAGGCGGTGCAGCAGGACGTGGGTGACCTCGTGGGCCAGGGCGGCGGCCAGGTCGCGGCGGTGGATGCGGAAGCGGTCGCTGACCTCGACGAAGTACTCGGGGCCCGCGGCCAGTTCCACCGTGGCCGCGTCCCGCATCGGCCGGAAGGCGACCACCATGCGGGCGTCGGGCAGCCGCAGGGCGCGCACCATCGCGGAGGCCACCCGGTGGGCCCCCAGGTGCAGGTCCTCGTCGCGGCCGAAGGCCGCGTCGGCGGGGGCGAAGCTCGTGTCGTAGGCCCGGATCCCGTCGGGGGTCAGCCGGCGGAACAGCGCCGTGATCGAGGCGCGGACCGTTTCCAGGTGCGGAAATCCGTGCTCGACCGGGCTGCTGTGCCTGCTGTTCTCCGTCATGCCGCCCCCAGAGCGGGAAGTTGTCCGAAAACGCGTTCTTGATGCCCGCCATACATCAGATGTGTCATGGACTCGTCATTCACCCAATGACGCGCACGGCCCAACCCCCCACGAAAGGCAGTGTGTTGACTGTGTCTACCCTCGTGCGGTTCATGAAGCGCACCCTCGCCGTCGGCGCCGTCGCCCTCGCGGCCGTCAGCCTCCAGCCCGGCACCGCCAGCGCCGGCCCGGCCCCCGTCGTCGGCGGCACCCGCGCCGCCCAGGGCGAATTCCCCTTCATGGTCCGCCTCTCCATGGGATGCGGCGGCGCCCTCTACACCCAGCAGATCGTCCTCACCGCCGCCCACTGTGTGAACGGCTCCGGCAACAACACCTCCATCACCGCCACCGCCGGAGTCGTCGACCTCAACAGCTCCAGCGCCATCAAGGTCAGGTCCACCAAGGTCAAGCAGGCCCCCGGCTACAACGGCAGCGGCAAGGACTGGGCCCTGATCAAGCTCGCCCAGCCCATCAACCTGCCCACCCTCAAGATCGCCGAGACCAAGCAGTACGACAACGGCACCTTCACCGTCGCCGGCTGGGGCGCCACCCGCGAAGGCGGCGGCCAGCAGCGCTACCTCATGAAGGCCACCGTCCCCTTCGTCTCCGACGCCAGCTGCCAGGCCTCGTACGGCAGCTCCCTCATCCCGAGCGAAGAGATCTGCGCCGGCTTCGCCCAGGGCGGCGTCGACACCTGCCAGGGCGACTCCGGCGGCCCCATGTTCCGCCGCGACAGCGCCAACGCCTGGATCCAGGTCGGCATAGTCAGCTGGGGCGAAGGCTGCGCCCGGCCCGACTACCCCGGCGTCTACACCGAGGTCTCCACCTTCGCCGCCGCGATCAAGAGCGCCGCGGCCGCCATGTAGCACCCGCCCCTCGTCCTTCCGGCCCCCTGAGAACGGGCCGGAAGGACGAGGCCCCGCGCCCCGTGCGTACGTATCGTCGGCAGCAGTACCGCCCGATGGTCCCCTGTGCGGTTGCGGGCCGGCGCCCGCACCGGTCCCATGGGAACGAAGCGCAGGCGGCAGCGGGCGACAGTGGGGCAGGCAACGCATGGCGATCAGAGTGGTCATCGCGGACGACCAGGAAATGGTCAGGACCGGCTTCCGCATGATCCTCGAAAGCCAGCCGGACATCGAGGTCGTCGCCGACGTCGTCGACGGCGAAGCCGCCCTCACCGCCGTCGCCGAGCACCGCCCCGACGTACTGCTCCTCGACATCCGCATGCCGAAGCTCGACGGCCTCGAAGTCACCCGCCGCCTCTCCGGCCAGGACACCCCGCACATCGTCATCGTCACCACCTTCGACCTCGACGAATACGTCCACGCGGCACTCCACGGCGGAGCATCCGGCTTCCTCCTGAAAGACGCCAGCCCGGCCATGCTGGTTGAAGCGGTACGCGCCGCGGCAGTCGGCGACTCACTCGTCTCGCCCGCCATCACGGTGCGGCTGCTGCGCGAAATGGCCCCACAGACCGCGGCCACCCAGACCCGCCGCCCCGCGGAACCCCTCACGGAACGGGAACGCGAAGTCGTACGCTGCCTCGCGCGCGGGCTCACCAACGCCGAGATCGCCGCCGAACTCTTCGTCTCCCTGTCCACCGTCAAAACCCACCTGGCCAACGTCCAGGCCAAACTCGACGCCCGCAACCGCGTCGAGATCGCCGCCTGGGCCTGGGAAAGCGGCCTGGCCGCCACCACGGCGTGACCCCGCCCCGGTGAGCCCCCTGGCGGGATGGGCCCGCCGCCACCCCCACACCGCCGACGCCATCCGCCTCGGCCTCTCCCTCGTCCTCCTCGCCCTCGTCACCTTCGAAGGAGTCGTCCTCGCCCGCCAGCCCAGCCTCCCCCACGCCGCCGTCTGGGCATCCGGCATCCTCGTCTGCCTCAGCGCCGCACCCTGGCCCCGCATCCCCCTCCTCACCCGCGCCTGGTTCGCCGCCGCCGTCACCTGGACCGTCACCCTCTCCCTCATCTTCGGCGACCACCCCCTCATCGTCTGGGGCGGCGGCGAGGCCATCGCCCTCCTCGTCCTGCTCTCCCAGGTCCTGCTCCGCGCCCCCGCCCGCACCGCCGCCGTCCTCGGCCCGCTCCTCGGCCTCGGCTGCATGGCCGTACCCGTACGCGACACCGACCCCGGCCGCTTCACCCTCCTCTTCTCCGTCCTCACCGTCGTCGTCGGCGCCTACTCCCTCCTCCTGCGCCTCCAGTCCGTCCAGCGCGTACGCGACCTGCGCGCCGTCCGCACCGCCGAACGCCTGGAACTCGCCCGCGAGCTCCACGACCTCGTCGCCCACCACGTCACCGGCATCGTCGTCGAGGCCCGCGCCGCCCGCTTCACCAAGGTCTCCGCCGAACGCGCCGCCGAGATCTTCGGCCGCATCGAAACCGCCGGCGACGAAGCCCTCGGCTCCATGCGCCGCCTCGTCAAGATCCTCCGCGAGAACGACGACGGCGAAACCACCGCAGGACACGGCGCCACCAGCCCCGTCGCCGGCCTCGCCGACGTCCGTGAACTCACCGAACGCTTCTCCCGCAGCGGCCCGCCCGTCGTCCTCTACATCGAAGAAGGCCTCGAAACCCGGCTCCCCGGCCACGTGGCCGCCACCGCCCACCGCATCGTCCTGGAAGCCCTCACCAACATC is a genomic window containing:
- a CDS encoding MFS transporter, with amino-acid sequence MMTPHPRRWAAAVVMMVAALMDLLDVTIVNVAIPSIGRDLHASQSALQWLVSAYLLGFAATLIVSGHLGDRYGRKALFLAGTAGFGLASLACGLAQSPGQLIAARAAQGVTAALLMPQVLGSFRTLFQGKERGAVFGMYGAVAGFAAAIGLLLGGLLTDADLFGWGWRSVFLVNVPVAVATLAAGAVLVPATRERGAGRPDLLGSIVLAAGLIAIVLPLVQGEANGWPLWGWLCLAAGVLAVVGLGILEARRRGATVPLLPVRAFRLPAFSFGLAVQLLFSVGMQGFFLIFAIWLQGGEGYTPMQAGLVTVAFSAGGFLAAPVAGALAVRFGRLVLVGGALMMAGGFAGVWYAVAHSAEAHTGAWPLVPGLLVAGAGLGFLVVPLVNVVLSAVPADIAGGASGIFSTAQQFGGALGAAVIGSVFFGALAGGGPTHALTTAMPWVSAGFLLSAVLCLALPRTAVSPEAEAEAGTGAEGRPGVEPVAA
- a CDS encoding CoA-transferase subunit beta; translated protein: MISRSEYCVISCAEAWRDNGEVLASPMGLVPSFGARLAKRTFSPDLLMTDGEAMLVGLDGTAEGWLPYRRHLTMVTGGRRHVMMGASQIDRFGNQNISCIGDWAKPARQLLGVRGAPVNTLNNPVSYWIPKHSTRVFVERVDMVSGVGYDRAEAAGVTRYHRLPRVVSDLGVFDFTGPDRSMRLVSVHPGVTIDQVRAATGFDLAVDGQVPYTREPTAEELRLIREVIDPKGLRDREVRV
- a CDS encoding MarR family winged helix-turn-helix transcriptional regulator, which encodes MSDEADARRAAVLEELNRTGRETSAVTVMFHEAVAARRGLGATEAKTIDLLLRHGPLTAKDLAGQSGLAPASVTGLVDRLERKGYVRRAEHPTDKRRVVVEVRPEKIRELEPVYEDWAREVAGLCGEFTTEELETVIRFLRGSNTRQRRAAARLSDA
- a CDS encoding SDR family oxidoreductase, whose amino-acid sequence is MELDGRVVVVTGGTRGVGAGIARSFLAAGAEVVVCARRPPEEPVSADGRKASFAAVDLRNPAAVQDFFGAVARRYGRLDCLVNNAGGTPYRLLGEGEAERHARVVELNLLAPMTASLAAYPWLREARGSVVMIGSVSGTRPSPGTAAYGAAKAGLENLARSMAVEWAPEVRVNSLVLGMVRTELSHLHYGDEAGIAAVGATVPLGRLAEPSDVGEAAVFLASGRAGYVSGASLLVHGGGERPAFLDAATVNKES
- a CDS encoding SDR family oxidoreductase — translated: MAGLCEGRVVIVTGAGRGLGRAHALAFAAEGAKVVVNDLGVGLDGLPGPDSPAGLVVSEIRALGGEAVAHGGDIATGEGASSLVECAVSAFGRLDTLVNNAGFLRDRMLVNLDEDDWDAVMRVHLKGHFLPLRAAAAWWRAEAKAGRPVAARVVNTSSGAGLLGSVGQGNYSAAKAGILGLTLVAAAEMGRYGVQVNAIAPAARTRMTEQTFAQTMAAPVAGAFDAMAPENVSPLVVWLGSGASAGVTGRVFEAEGGRITVMEGWRPGPTADRDARWTPAEAGEATVKLLAAAESPLPVYGS
- a CDS encoding enoyl-CoA hydratase family protein, which codes for MGVSTSSPGKGIALVTVDFPPVNALPVQGWYDLADALRSAGRDPEVRCVVLASEGRGFNAGVDIKEMQRDAGHASLIGANRGCYEAFAAVYECEVPVVAAVNGFCLGGGIGLVGNADAIVASEDATFGLPELDRGALGAATHLARLVPQHLMRALYYTSRTATAAELHAHGSVWKVVPRGELRAAALELAAEIARKDGYLIRLAKAAINGIDPVDVRRSYRFEQGFTFEANLSGVADRVRDTFGKEASS
- a CDS encoding tyrosine-protein phosphatase, with the translated sequence MSRARIRLATAAAAAALAVGTLPAASATAAAAPAAGAGFRHHLRAEAIRQIPLQGAVNVRDIGGYRTYTGGQVRQGLVYRSDALSKLTAADLTTVSGLGLTKVVDFRIPMELQYDGADKLPPGLSATSRPVSDLGLYGTLVGAISSGDPVKQEQMLGGGRAEAYMRDIYRTFVTSPENRAQFAATLREIADGGQGPLLFHCTSGKDRTGWMSYVLLRALAVPEDAAGRDYLASNTFRAAYDAQLRAGLKQSGRMQNPDLLIPLQEVRQDYLDSATAQLEADYGSFYGYLTDGLGLDLRTLARLQNKMVR
- a CDS encoding NAD(P)H-dependent flavin oxidoreductase, which produces METAFTKLVGVAHPIVQTGMGWVAGPRLVSAAAGAGALGILASATMTVDQLRSAVREVRSRVPEGTPFGVNLRADAGDAAERAQLIIDEGVRVASFALAPSRELIARLKDAGVVVIPSIGARRHAEKVAAWGADAVIVQGGEGGGHTGDVATTVLLPQVVDAVDIPVVAAGGFADGRGLVAALAYGAAGIAMGTRFLLTSDSTVPDAVKAEYLKATVKDVTVTTAVDGLPHRMLRTELVDSLERAGRARALVRAVRHAAGFRKLSGLSWPQMVRDGLAMKHGKDLSWSQVLLAANTPMLLKASMVEGRTDLGVMASGQIAGVIEDLPSCAELVSRVMAEAQQALEALHSLRTLPPPG
- a CDS encoding CoA transferase subunit A; the encoded protein is MTDKSMTPEEVVGQLRSGMTLGIGGWGSRRKPMALVRALLRSEITDLTVISYGGPDVGLLAAAGRIRRLVAPFATLDSIPLEPHFRAARERAAFTLTELDEAMFMWGLHAAANRLPFLPVRAGLGSDVMRVNPELRTVTSPYADGEELVAVPALRMDAALVHLSRADRLGNAQYLGPDPYFDDLFCEAADAAYVSCEQLVETAELTKAGPPQSLLVSRHSVTGVIETPNGAHFTSCVPDYDRDEAFQKLYATTPWPEFAERFLSGASEHDYQSAVRTWHEEQQ